The following coding sequences lie in one Rutidosis leptorrhynchoides isolate AG116_Rl617_1_P2 chromosome 4, CSIRO_AGI_Rlap_v1, whole genome shotgun sequence genomic window:
- the LOC139841268 gene encoding uncharacterized protein has translation MRNVGALNYDKRSSGYECGKPGHFRDTCPDKKKTAENVCGKAFNINARDAEEDPKLVTGMCSVNDLSIYVLFDSGADLSFLSNKFSPKIKTPLTPLDIIYAVEVANGKVLTAMTVYRKCNIRLADRDFEVDLVPIELGIFDVVIGMDWLSENRAEIVYYEKAVRCHDILAHVVESDKEEKKIDDVRVVRDFSEVFPEDLPGLPVTTQPVIQPNT, from the exons ATGAGAAACGTGG GGGCTCTAAATTACGATAAACGTAGTAGtggttatgagtgtgggaagcctggACACTTTCGTGATACGTGTCCTGATAAGAAGAAAACAGCTGAGAACGTGTGTGGTAAAGCGTTCAATATTAATGCCAGAGATGCAGAGGAAGACCCAAAACTTGTTACTGGTATGTGTTCGGTCAATGATTTATCGATTTATGTACTTTTTGATtccggggctgatttaagttttttGTCCAATAAATTTAGTCCTAAAATCAAAactccgttaactcctttagacataaTTTATGCTGTAgaggtagctaatggtaaggtgctTACTGCTATGACCGTGTACCGTAAGTGTAATATTAGACTGGCTGATAGAGACTTTGAGGTAGACTTAGTGCCGATTGAGCTAGGAatttttgatgttgttattggtatggattggttatccgAGAATCGTGCCGAAATCGTCTATTATGAGAAAGCTGTTC gctgtcatgataTTCTGGCCCATGTAGTGGAATCAGACAAAGAAGAGAAGAAAATTGATGATGTTCGTGTCGTTAGAGATTTTTCTGAAGTATTTCCCGAGGATTTACCTGGACttcctgtaacgacccaacccgttattcaACCGAATAcgtga